The genome window CAGCTAAAGGAGAAGAGGTTTTAGAAGCAGATATCCTATTATCAGCAGTTGGAATCAAAACCAACATCGAAAACATCGGATTAGAAGAAACAGGTATTGCTACCGATAGAGATAAAATCTTAGTTAATGCCTATTACCAAACAAATGTTCCAGGTTACTACGCTATTGGTGATGTAACGCCAGGACAAGCTTTAGCTCACGTAGCTTCAGCAGAAGGTATTTTATGTGTGGAGAAAATCGCAGGAATGCATGTTGAAGCTTTAGATTATGGAAACATTCCAGGTTGTACGTATGCTACTCCAGAAATTGCTTCTGTAGGTTTAACAGAAAAAGCAGCAAAAGAAAAAGGATACGAAATTAAAGTTGGTAAATTCCCATTCTCAGCTTCAGGAAAAGCAAAAGCAGCTGGAACTCCAGACGGTTTTGTAAAAGTAATTTTTGATGCAAAATATGGCGAATGGTTAGGTTGCCACATGATTGGTGCTGGTGTTACGGATATGATTGCAGAGGCAGTTGTAGCGCGCAAATTAGAAACTACTGGACACGAAATCTTAAAAGCAGTTCACCCTCACCCAACAATGAGTGAAGCGGTTATGGAAGCTGTAGCTGATGCTTATGGTGAAGTGATTCACTTGTAGTCTTTAGAACTAAGATAAAAGAATAAAGAAAATAGATTAAATCCGATTTGCAAATGCAGGTCGGATTTTTTTGTTTTAGTAGTTGAAAACTTGGAAAAGGTTTGTAGGAAAAATTAATTATATTTGAGAAACTATACAATAGTATACATATATAAAAAAATTGATATGGTAAGTAATAAAAGTATTCAAAATAAATAAGATAGTGATAACCCAAAACCAAACTTTACAAAATGACCATAATAGAAAAATTCGCAAGAGAATCTATTCAGAATAATATAGAATATGGAATAGACGATTACAAAAATTCCATTAACAAAATAAAAGCTAAAACTTACGATTTTGATAACACATTAGACAAAATAAAATTTATTAGTTTACATATTGACGCCGTAAATAAAATTTATGATGAGCATCTTCCTAAATGTAATAATCCGGAAGAATGCGATACAAATTTCCAATGCGAATCTTTATTATATTATTTAAGACAAGAAATTGGTAAGTACGGCGTAAATGTTAACGAAGACACATTTACAATAGAAGAAAAATTAGAAGCAGAAGATAAACTTGATAAAATCTTAAAGGAAATCGAAGAATTAAAATTAGGTCATCAAATTATTTACGATGATTTAACAAATGAGATTTCGGAACTTAAAGAGCTTTACTTTTTAGGGAAGAAAAAATGGCATCAAATGTTAGCTGGTAAAATCGTGGATATGACTGTAAGTGGCTTGGTAAGTGAAACTCTTTCTAAACAAATTATAGAATCATTAAAACCAAACTTTAGAAACCTAATAGGATGACTCTCCGATAGCGCAGAGTTACAATCCCTACCTACAAAACAAACATTAATTATCAACCAGATAATTTAAGAATTACAACAATGACGCAACAAATTTTATTTCTTATCATGATTTTAATTGGTGGATATTATGCTCGAAAATATGGAAATAAAGCAAAATGTGAGATTGAAAAATTTAATCAGAAAAAAGAAAACGATAAGATAAAAAAGGAATTTGATTGAAAAAATTCACTTTTTTGTCATTCCGACGCAGGAGGAATCACATAAAGAAAAGACTAACAAGAAAAACGTTATGAGATGTTTCCTTACGTCAACATGACAATAGAAAAAGTAAAAAAATGAACAATACAATGATTGAATATAACGAAGGATTTCACACTTATTATGTTTATATCATTACTAATAAATACAAATCAACTTTTTATATTGGAGTAACAAATAACTTAGGCTTAAGATTACAACAGCATAAAGAAAATATCGAAAATGATATTAAAACTTTTGCTTCAAAATACAATCTTCAGTTTTTAGTTTATTATGAAAAATTCTCATGGATTCAACTTGCTATTGCAAGAGAAAAGGAATTGAAAGGTTGGAGAAGAGATAAAAAAATAGATTTAATCAAATCATTTAATGAAAACTTCGAGTTTTTAAATAACAGATTTGATAAAGATGATGTGATTCCTCCTACGTCGGAATGACAAAAGGAATTAAGAATACACAAAACGTGTAATTAAATTCAATTATTATTATCTAAAACGCAACTTTACCACATTTTTTTACAACATATCTTACAAAAATCAGTAATTATCTCGCTAAAAATCAGTACATTTGATAGAGATAATTAGCGCTTCATGAAAAAATATTTTGACAATCTTATTGAAGCATTACAAAACTTCTTGGCAGAAGTTGGAGATATTTCCTACTTTGCCTACCGCTTTTTTAAAGAAGTTTGGAAACCGCCTTATGAATTTAAAGAACTCCTACGTCAGTGTTTTTATATTGGAAATCGTTCTTTATTGCTCGTAAGCGTTACCGGTTTTATCATTGGTTTGGTTTTTACATTACAGTCGCGCCCTACTCTACAAGAATTTGGTGCCGTTTCATGGATGGCTTCTATGGTAAGCGTTTCTATCATTCGTGAAATTGGCCCCATCATTACCGCATTAATTTGCGCTGGAAGAATTGGCTCAGGTATTGGTGCCGAACTCGGTTCGATGAAAGTTACCGAACAAATTGACGCTATGGAAGTTTCGGGAACCAATCCTTTTAAATATTTAGTCATCACACGAATTGTAGCTTGTACGCTTATGTTGCCAATTCTTGTTATCATTGGTGATTTTATTGCTATTTATGGTTCTTTTTTGGTAGAAAACATAAAAGGAAATGTTTCATTTACCTTATACTTTAATCAGGTTTTTAATATTTTAGAATACAGCGACGTCATTCCTGCTACCATAAAAACGTTCTTTTTTGGCTTTGCCATTGGACTTATTGGTTGTTACAAAGGTTATAATTGTAAAAAAGGAACGGCTGGCGTAGGAAAAGCAGCCAATGCAGCGGTTGTTTATACCTCAATGTTGTTGTTTGTTATTGATTTTGTGGCGGTTTTTGTAACTAATATTTTTTACGGATAATCATTATGGATACTACATCAAAAAATACTATTATCGAAATCCATGACTTGCATAAAAGTTTTGGAAACAATGTAGTATTGAATGGATTTGATTTGGTTTTAAATGAAGGAGAAAATTTGGTTGTAATGGGAAAATCGGGTTCTGGAAAATCGGTTATGATTAAATGCATCATTGGATTAGAACAACCCGATAGCGGTTCGATTTTAGTAATGAATCAGGAAATCAATAGTTTAGAACGAGAAGATTTAGATGAATTACGAACCGAAATTGGATTTCTTTTCCAAGGAAGTGCTTTGTATGATTCGATGTCGGTAAGAGAAAATTTAGAATTTCCGCTACGAAGACACACTAAAAAATTTGGTGTAATTAAAGATACAACGCCATTAGTTATGGAAGTTTTAGAAAGCGTTGGTTTAGCACATGCTATCGATTTAATGCCAAACGAACTTTCGGGCGGAATGAAACGTAGAATTGCATTAGCACGAACTTTAATCCTTAAACCTAAAATTATTTTGTACGACGAACCTACAACAGGTTTAGATCCTATTACATCAAAAGAAATCGTACTTTTAATGAATTCGGTTCAGGAAAAATTCAATACGTCATCGATAATCATAACACATGATGTAGATTGTGCTAAAGTAATTGCCAATAGAATGATTTTACTAATAGATGGTATCAATTATATTGAAGGAACATTTGAAGCGTTAGCCAACTCACAAGATCCAAAAGTGCAAGCCTTTTTTAAATAATTAAGCAATGGAAAAAACATCTTCACAAAAAATACAATTAGGAATATTTGTCATCATAGGCACCTTAATTTTTTTAGCTGCCATCTATTTCATTGGAAACAAGCAAAACATGTTTGGCAATACTTCTCGTTTAAATGCTGTTTTTGTTAATGTAAACGGATTGCAGCCAGGAAATAATGTTCGATATGCCGGAATTGATATTGGCACTGTAAACGAAATTGAAATGGTTAACGACACCACAATTACTGTTGTAATGCTAATTGACAATAAAATCATGGAACACATTAAGACAAATGCAATTGCAACCATTGGTTCAGACGGTTTGGTGGGCAACATTATTATCAATATTATTCCAGGAAAAGGCAATGCTCCAAAAGTAACAAATGGCGATACCATTAAATCGTATAGTAGAATTGGCACCGATGCTATGCTAGAAACTTTAAATGTCACCAATGAAAATGCTGCAATGCTAACTGCTGATTTATTAAAAATTACACAAGAAATTACATTAGGCAAAGGAACTGTTGGAATGTTAATTCGTGATACCGTTATGGCACAAGATTTAAAAGCCACAATGAATTATCTCCGATTGACTTCTAAAGGGACATCCGAATCGGTGGCTAGTTTGAATCAGCTGATTAACGATTTGAACAGAAAAGACAACGTAATTGGTACACTAAATGATACGGTTGTTGCCAATAGAATGAAAAAAATTATTGTAAATCTTGAAAAATCGAGTGTTGAAATAAACAAAGTGGTAACTAATTTAAATGCCACAATTACCAACGTAAAAGATGGAAAAGGCGCTTTAAATTACTTATCAAACGATCCTAAATTGGTAAAACAAATCGATTCTACAATGACGAATTTAAACAAAGCGAGCATCAAATTAAATGAAGATTTAGAAGCGTTGAAACACAATTTCTTGTTTAGAGGTTATTTCAAAAAACAAACGAAGGAAAAGGAAAAGATAAAAAAATAAAAAGGCTTTAATCAAAATTGATTAAAGCCATAAAAAATATTTTTAAATTTAATCTGTAAATTATCTAGAATATTCAGAATACAAAACTCCTACTACTCCACTATCATTGATTAATGTTTTAATTTTCATGAAATTAGCATTTAAAGTAACTACTTTAGATGTTTCTCCATCAATTATTAAATCATCTGTAGAAGAATTATATGAATAAGTTCCACTTTCAGTAACTGGTTCTATTACTGTTGTTTCACTATAATTTAATGATGGAATAGTTACTTCTAAATAACCGCTAATGATATTACTATCATAAGTCCCATCCGATTTAAATTCCATTGTTCCTTCAGAATCACCATCCATAGTGGAGTTCATACCAGAATATGTTGCATTTCCGTATATTCTTCCCAATTGCCAAACACCTTCAATGTTTCCTGTTGTAGCATCACCATCATCACTACTACATCCGTTTAAAAATAGAACAGATAATAATAAAAAAGTTACTTTTAAAGAATTACTCAAAAATTTCATGTTGTTATTTGTTTAGTTATTTAAATTTTCTCTTTTACAAGGTTCAAAACCAATTCAAATTGTTCTTTTTTAGATAAACTTGAATTATCTACTTCAATAGCGTCGTCTGCTTTAACTAAAGGCGAATCTTCTCTGTGTGTGTCGATATAATCGCGCTCTTCTACATTTTGTAAAACATCTTCAAATGTAACATGTTGTCCCTTTTCAACCAATTCATCAAAACGACGTTGCGCTCTTGTTCTTGAGCTTGCTGTCATGAATAATTTTAACTCGGCATCTGGGAAAACTACGGTTCCGATGTCTCTACCATCCATAACAATTCCTTTGTCTTTGCCCATTTCTTGTTGCTGCTCGACTAATTTAGCACGCACTTCCGAAACTTCGGCAACTTTACTCACCATACGAGAAACTTCAATCGTTCTGATTTGCGTTTCGATGTTTTCGTTGTTTAAATACATTTCGGCAAATCCTAAAGCAGAATTAAATTGAAAACGTAAGTTGATATTAGGCAATTGCGCAATCAAACCCGCTTTGTCTAAATGCGTTTCAGAAACTAAGTTATGTTGCATAGCAAAATACGCTACAGCACGATACATAGCACCTGTATCAACGTAGACATAACCCAATGTTGCAGCCAACTGCTTTGCTAATGTACTTTTTCCTGTTGACGAAAAACCGTCTATTGCTATGGTAATTTTTTTCATGTTTTTTAAATATTGACTTTTATTTTAACATATAAGTCATGTAAGTGATACTTTGTGAATAATGAAGTTCATCTAAGTAATCACTAATTACTTTTCACTAATCACTCATTTCTACTCCAAATCAATCATCAATCCAAATAAACTCGTATTGGCTGCCACCGTATATCTCGAATACGAATAATCAAATTTAACTTTCCCAAAACGAATTCCAAAACCAACAGAAATTCCAGAAAAATTACGTTGCTCTAAAATACGCAATTCTTCACTTCTTCTAAAATTATAACCCAATCGAATGTTGAATCCTTTTTCAGGAAATAATTCCGCTCCAAGAATCACGTGACGTAAAGCATTATTAAAAAAGGATACTTTTTCTTCTTTAGTTCCACCATCCAAATTGCCTTCTGCCCTATTTGGATTTGAAAAAGCAATATTCCATTGTTGTAAGTTTTCAAACGTCATGTGCCAACGAATTGGAACGTTCTCCATTAACTGCGAAATACCAGCGTCAATAGCTAGTGGTAATTTTTCATTGGTATCTTCGTATGGTTTTATTTGGAAACCTAAATTTCGAACTGTTAAACCATAATTGATGTCATTATCATAATCAACATATAAAAAACCTAAATCAACGGCAGCTCCCCAAGAATTATAAGTCTCTAAAGTAGAAGAAATCAATTTAGCATTAACACCAACAAACATATCTGTCCAAGGCAAGTTGTAGGCATAACCCAAAGAAAGTGCGGCTTCACTACCGGTAAAATCAGAAGTTAGATTACCCAATTCGTCTCTTCCTTCAAATGTTCCATAATTTACGTAACTAATACCAGCATGAAACGTTTGCAAATGACGGTCATACGTATACGCATAAGCAGCTGTTCCATAAGAAACTTCACCAAAATAACTACCATAATTTACCGATAAACGTTTGTGCATTTCAGCATTTATAGTTGCCGGATTATAAAACGCTTGATTTACGTCGTAATCAACAACGGTAACTGTTTTTCCTCCTAATGCTGCTTGTCTTGGTGATTGTGCTAAGTTTAAAAATTGATATACACTCTGACCTCCTATTTGGCTAAAACCATTAGCCGATAGTAGAAATAAAAATAGGAATAAGAGTTTTCTTAGCATTTTTTATAGTTAATCTTACTTATAACGCAACTGCGAAGATAAAATTATATCGGTTAGTAAACAAAAAAAGAACTCCCAATAAACAATTTATTGAGAGTTCATTTTGTATATTTTATAAATAATTAAATATTAGCTCTTAGCTTCAACAGGTTTTGGATTTTTTACCTTTTGATTTGTAATCGCAATATCTAAAACTTCACTCATTTTGTCTACATAATGGAAAGTTAAACCTTCGATATAATCTGGTTTGATTTCTTCGATATCACGTTTGTTCTCTTTACACAAAATAATCTCTTTGATATTCGCTCTTTTGGCAGCTAAAATCTTTTCTTTAATACCACCAACAGGCAATACTTTTCCTCGAAGCGTAATTTCTCCCGTCATTGCGATACTTTTCTTCACTCTTTTTTGTGTAAATGAAGAAACCATAGACGTTAACATGGCGATTCCGGCACTTGGTCCATCTTTTGGAGTTGCACCTTCTGGAACGTGAATATGAATGTTGTAATTATTTAAAACATCTGGATTGATTCCTAAACTTTCAGCATTAGCTCGAATATATTCCAAAGCAATCGTAACCGATTCTTTCATAACTGTTCCTAGGTTTCCGGTCATCGTCATTGCTCCTTTTCCTTTAGAAATCAAAGATTCGATAAATAAAATATCGCCACCAACTGATGTCCAAGCCAAACCTGTAACAACACCAGCCACATCGTTATTTTCGTATTTATCGCGCTCCATTCTAGGAGATTTTAATACTTCAATAATGTCAGCATCGGAAACTTTCACATTGTAAGGTTCTTCCATTGCAATTGATTTTGCTGCATGACGAACCATTTGAGCAATCTTTTTCTCTAAACCACGAACACCCGATTCACGTGTATAACCTACTACGATTTTTTCCAATTGTTTTTTACCAATTTGTAAATCTTTAGTTGTTAATCCGTGTTCTTTTAATTGTTTTGGCAATAAGTGTGCTTTGGCAATTTCGATTTTTTCTTCAATTGTATAACCCGTCATCTCAATGATTTCCATACGATCACGAAGTGCTGGTTGAATTGTCGATAAACTATTGGAAGTCGCGATAAACATTACTTTCGATAAGTCATATCCTAATTCCAAGAAATTATCATGAAACTCCTTATTTTGCTCTGGATCTAAAACTTCTAATAATGCAGAAGATGGATCACCATTATGACTTGATGATAATTTATCTATTTCGTCTAATACAAAAACCGGATTTGATGTTTTCGCTTTTTTAATGTTTTGAAGAATACGTCCTGGCATTGCACCAATGTACGTTTTTCTGTGACCACGAATTTCTGCTTCATCCCGCAAACCACCTAAAGACATACGAATGTATTCTCTACCTAAAGCTTCTGCAATAGACTTTCCGATAGATGTTTTTCCAACACCAGGAGGTCCGTACAAACATAAGATTGGCGATTTCATATCGTTTCGCAATTTTAAAACTGCTAAATGCTCAATAATACGTTTTTTAACATCATCTAAACCATAATGATCTCTATCTAATATTTTTTGAGCACGTTTTAAATCGAAATTATCTTTCGTGAATTCATTCCAAGGCAATTCTAAAAACAACTCAATATAATTGCGTTGGATTCCAAAATCAGGAGAATTAGGATTCGTACGTTGTAATTTAGAAAGTTCTTTTTCAAAATGCTTCGCTGTTTTTTCGTCCCATTTTTTCTTTTGACCTTTGGCACGCATTTCTTCAATTTCAGCTTCATACGAAACACCTCCCAATTCTTCTTGGATAGTTTTCATTTGTTGTTGCAAGAAATATTCGCGTTGTTGTTGGTCTAAATCAAAACGAACTTTAGATTGAATATCGTTTCGAACTTCTAATTTTTGAAGCTCTAAGTTCATGAAACGCAATGTTTCAAGTGCTCTATCTTTTAGATTTGGAATCGATAATAATTTTTGTTTTTCTTCAACCGAAAGGTTCATATTAGAAGAAACAAAATTGATTAAAAACGGATTACTTTCGATGTTTTTGATAGCAAAAGTAGCTTCCGTTGGAATATTCGGGCTTTCCTTAATAATTTGGATTGCCAATTCTTTTATCGATTCTACAATTGTTTTGAACTCGACATTTTTAACATCAGGTCGTTTTTCAGGAACTTCCTTAATTGTTGCTTTCAAATAGGGCTCTTCTTGAGTAAATGAATCGATTTCAAAACGTTTTTTCCCTTGAAGAATAACCGTTGTATTTCCATCAGGCATTTTCAAAACACGCATAATACGTGCTACGGTTCCAATATGATGAACATCATTTGGTGCTGGTTCTTCAACATTTTCATCAATTTGAGCTACAACACCAATAATTTTACCTTTGGCGTTAGCATCGTTAATTAATTTAATAGATTTATCTCTTCCGGCTGTAATAGGAATTACAACACCAGGGAATAAAACTGTATTACGTAGAGGTAAAATCGCGATATCTTCAGGCAAAGCCTCATTATTCATTTCTTCTTCATCCTCAGGCGTCATCAACGGAATTAATTCCGCATCCGGATCCATTTCTTGAAGTGACAAATTGTCAAGCGCTAGTATTTTTTGATTTGGCATAATAATATTTATGGTCTTTTTGTCAGTATTTAAAAAAAGTACTGCTATTCAAAGTTACACAGAAAAGTGTTATTTAATTGATAATCAAATCATAAAATAATTTTAAATAGCAATTTCAATAGTAATAGTTCAAGATGTATGCCATAAAAAAATCCCGAAGGATTACTTCGGGATTTAATATTATATTTTTTAGAAACTTAATCTACTTGATTATCAAACTCAATATCTGTAAAGACACCGTTTGTAATTGATTTAGTGGTAGAATTTGAAACATTATAAGCAGAAAAACTAAAAGTTCCTGATACTAAATCATTTGTTCTGTCAAATTCAGTGATTGTAACAGTTCCAACCGATGTATTTGAAATAGGATTATATGAAGAAAAAGCACCATTTGTTGCTCCTAAAGCTGTATCAAAGTACTGTAATAAACACAAATCACTAGATGATGTACTTGCTGCAAAAGTTCCTACAGCTGGATTGATTATTTGAATAGAAATAGATTTCCCATTACTGGTTAACCCGCTTATTATTAACTGATTTCCTAATGTTGTAGAAGTAAAATCACCAACTGTCGTAGAAGCAGTAAAATCATTCCCATCAATTTTTGCTGTAAAAACACTACTTACAGAACCTCCTGCAGAAAGATCTAAAGCTGGATCTACAGGTTCATTATCACACGAAACCGTTGAGAAAGCTATTGATAAAACGAAAAGTGTTACAATTGATTTTATAGTTTTCATAATTTAATTTTAAATGTTTCCAAATATAAAAAGATATTTTATTTTTTAGGCACTCGAAATAATAAAAGTAGTCCTACAACAAAAAATAAAATTAAAAATAAGATCGCATTTTGAATTTTTCCTGTTACATCGGCAATATAACCATATGTAAACATACCGATTACAATACCAATTTTCTCGGCAACATCATAAAAACTAAAGAAAGATGTTGTATCGTTTGTTCCATCTGGAATAAATTTAGAATAAGTAGAACGTGAAAGCGATTGAATTCCTCCCATTACCAAACCTACAAAGGCGGCAGCAATGTAAAAATCATTTGGAGTAACTACAAAATAAGCATACGTACAAATTAAAATCCATGAGAAATTAATAAAAATAAGCACTTTTATGTTTCCAAATTTAGCCGATGCTTTTGAGGTTAACCAAGCTCCTAAAACTGCAATTAACTGAATCAATAAAACACTAACTATTAAACCAATAGTTCGCTTGCTATCACTTCCCCATTTTACTTCTTTTTCACCAAAATAAGCAGCAATAATCATAATGGTTTGAACTGCCATACTGTAAACAAAAAAAGCAGCTAAATAACGACGTAGAGGTTTTAACTCTTTTAGTTGATGCCACACTTTTAATAACTCTTTAAAACCATTGAAAATTACATTTCGGTGTAGCTTATTGTCGTTTTTGTTGTTAGGCAAATAATAATAAGTATATTGACTAAAACCTATCCACCAAATTCCTACTAAAAGAAAAGAATAACGCATCATTTGCAGTTTGTAATCATCTGCAACAGACATTACCATTCCTAAACAGACAAGCAGCAACAAAACGCTACCAATGTAGCCCAAACTAAAACCTTTGGCACTAATTCCATCTTGTTGTTCTTTATGAGCAATATCTGGCAAATATGAATTATAAAAAACCAAACTTCCCCAAAAACCTATTAAAGCCAACAAATAGGAAATCAAACTTAAAACAACCTTTTCATCATCAATAGAAAAAAAGTACAAAGACATACATGAAATAGCTCCTACATAGCAGAAAAGTTTTAAGAAAAACTTTTTATTTCCCATATAATCTGCAATTCCAGATAATAAAGGTGAGATAAAAGCAATGATTAAAAATCCTAATGCTGTAACATAACTTATTAAAGCTTCGCTACGAATAGACAATCCAAAAAGAACTATTTCATCGATGTTTTTATGACGAAATAAAGCACCATAATACAAAGGAAATATAGTAGAAGAAATTACTAAAGCGTAAACTGAATTTGCCCAATCGTAAAAAGCCCAAGCGTTTAATAACTTTGAATCTCCTTTTTGTAGTTTTTGCATAGCTTATGTTTTAAAATAAAAAATCCCGACAATGTCGGGATTCAAATATAATAGTAATTTTTTAATTATTTAAAAGTTACTCCAAACTTAGCCGCTTCAGCTTTAGCTTGTGGAATTAATTCCTTAATCTTAGCAATACGAGTTGCATTACTAGGGTGTGTACTCATAAATTCTGGTGGTGATTGCCCTCCCGATTGTGCTGCCATTCTTTCCCAAAATGCAACAGCAGTATCAGGATTGTAACCTGCAATAGCCATTAATGTTAATCCAATCATATCCGCTTCACTTTCATGCGCTCTACTAAATGGTAACATTCCACCAAATTGTGTTGTTGCTCCATAAGCCGTCATAGCCAATTGTTGCGTTTCTTGCGATTTACTTCCAGTTGCAACTGCAACACCAGCAGCACCCGCTTGTTGTAAAACTCCAGCGCTCATACGTTGCTGACCATGATTCGCTAAAGCGTGAGCCACTTCGTGTCCCATTACCGTAGCCATTCCAGCATCGTCTTTACAAATTGGCATAATACCCGTATAAAAAACGATTTTTCCTCCAGGCATACACCAAGCATTTACTTCTTTGCTATCTACTAATTTATATTCCCAAGCATATCCTTCTAAATAATTAGCATATCCGTTAGCATTTAACCAGCGTTCAGCGGCAACTTTGATTTTAGATCCAACTGTCTCTACTCTTTTTGCATCGCTTGTACCCGTAATTACTTTATTTTCAGATAAAAACTGATTATATTGTTGAAAAGCAGAAGGTAAAATTTCGCTATTAGGCACTAAAGC of Flavobacterium channae contains these proteins:
- a CDS encoding M48 family metallopeptidase is translated as MNYKSKIIAVAVLAIVASCAKNPFTGKSTLALVPNSEILPSAFQQYNQFLSENKVITGTSDAKRVETVGSKIKVAAERWLNANGYANYLEGYAWEYKLVDSKEVNAWCMPGGKIVFYTGIMPICKDDAGMATVMGHEVAHALANHGQQRMSAGVLQQAGAAGVAVATGSKSQETQQLAMTAYGATTQFGGMLPFSRAHESEADMIGLTLMAIAGYNPDTAVAFWERMAAQSGGQSPPEFMSTHPSNATRIAKIKELIPQAKAEAAKFGVTFK